A genome region from Leifsonia sp. Root112D2 includes the following:
- a CDS encoding IS1380 family transposase, producing the protein MQLFHRSASPSATFEETNLVSAAGLVPAMALAANTGLGDLANKHLGLPGYFGANAGLKVTALVAGMLAGADSIDDMAILRHGGMKKVFVGTYAPSTLGSFLRAFTFGHVRQLDAVACRWLVNVAAAAPIAAGIDEYALVDIDDTIKEVHGYQKQGSGYGYSGVRGLNALLGILSTTTSAPVIIGSRLRKGATGSPRGAGKFVGDILATIRRVRSASASGLVLLRADSAFYGHAVVSAAHHAGAKVSITARMDPAVKRAITTIPDDAWTTIDYTDAIRDEATGTWISCAEVAEIPFTAFSSRKTSERITGRLIVRRIPELNPFDGDGQPTLFDTHRFHAFFTTSELDTVTADKTHRGHAVIEQVNADLKNSALAHLPSGIFTANAAWLVLATIAFNLSRAIGTLAGTELGKARSSTIRRKLINIPARLSTSARRIVLHLPERWPWETGWNTLFAAACGPPRTATI; encoded by the coding sequence ATGCAACTTTTCCATAGATCCGCGTCCCCGTCAGCGACCTTCGAGGAAACGAATCTCGTGTCGGCCGCCGGGCTCGTCCCGGCGATGGCGTTGGCGGCGAACACCGGGCTCGGCGATCTGGCGAACAAGCACCTGGGCTTGCCCGGCTACTTCGGCGCGAACGCCGGGCTGAAGGTCACCGCTCTGGTCGCGGGGATGCTGGCCGGAGCCGATTCCATCGACGACATGGCCATCCTGCGCCACGGCGGGATGAAGAAGGTGTTCGTCGGGACGTATGCGCCATCGACGCTCGGCTCGTTCCTGCGGGCGTTCACCTTCGGCCATGTCCGCCAGCTCGACGCGGTCGCCTGCCGATGGTTGGTCAACGTCGCCGCGGCAGCTCCGATCGCAGCCGGGATCGACGAGTATGCCCTGGTGGATATCGACGACACGATCAAGGAAGTCCACGGTTACCAGAAGCAGGGATCCGGATACGGCTATTCCGGAGTGCGCGGGTTGAACGCGTTGCTCGGCATCCTCTCCACGACAACGTCCGCGCCGGTGATCATCGGCTCCCGGCTCCGCAAAGGCGCGACCGGATCCCCGCGCGGGGCAGGGAAGTTCGTCGGCGACATCCTCGCCACCATCCGCCGGGTGCGCTCCGCGTCCGCGTCGGGGCTCGTACTCTTGCGCGCTGACAGTGCGTTCTATGGCCACGCGGTCGTTTCCGCGGCGCACCATGCTGGCGCGAAAGTATCGATCACCGCCCGGATGGACCCGGCCGTGAAACGGGCCATCACCACCATCCCCGACGATGCCTGGACGACGATCGACTACACGGACGCGATCCGGGACGAGGCGACCGGAACCTGGATCTCCTGCGCCGAGGTCGCCGAGATACCGTTCACGGCGTTCAGCTCACGCAAGACCAGCGAACGCATCACGGGACGCCTGATCGTCAGGCGGATCCCGGAACTGAACCCGTTCGACGGCGACGGGCAACCCACCCTGTTCGACACCCACCGCTTCCACGCCTTCTTCACCACCAGCGAATTGGACACGGTCACGGCGGACAAAACGCACCGCGGGCATGCCGTCATCGAACAGGTCAACGCCGATTTGAAAAACTCCGCGTTGGCACACCTGCCCTCCGGGATCTTCACCGCGAACGCGGCCTGGCTCGTGCTGGCGACGATCGCGTTCAACCTCTCCCGCGCCATCGGCACTCTCGCCGGCACCGAGCTGGGCAAAGCGCGCAGCAGCACCATCCGCCGCAAACTCATCAACATCCCGGCACGCCTCTCGACCTCGGCCAGAAGAATCGTGCTGCACCTGCCCGAGCGTTGGCCCTGGGAAACCGGATGGAACACACTATTCGCGGCCGCCTGCGGGCCGCCCCGAACAGCGACCATCTGA